The sequence below is a genomic window from Campylobacter concisus.
CCTCTTGGCCATCGCTCACTGCTGTAACTTCATAACCAAGCGTCTGCAAAAACTCACAGACGCTCTCTTGAAACCCTAAATCATCTTCTAAAAGCAAAATTTTCAAATCTCTCTCCTAAAAAATAAGTCTTATTAAGATTTAGCCCTATTGTAATATTTAATAGGTAAATTCAAAATTAAAATTATTTTTTAAGTATTAAATAAAAATTTGCCCCGCATAGACAATGTAACACCTTAGCAAAAAGACGCCACATATTACGAATAATGCGTTGATTACGGCAAATTCGCGTTTAAAATCATACACCTTTAAAACGCTTAAGTCTAAAATGATAGGCAAAGCCATACCAAAACCAATGACGCCAATATAAAACATTAGCCCAAGAGAATTTACGCTAAGTGCGTTTGCTACGCTCTCTGCACCACTTGTGCTTGCACTTTTTACAACCATAAAAAGAGCAACTATGAGCAAAAACTCGGCGATAATCGCAAAAAAATCAAATTTTAATAAATAGCGTGCAATATCGTTTTGCCTTTTTGCCTTATCTTTTAGCACGCCAACAAGTAACGTAAATGCACCAGCACAGCTCAAGCCTGATACTAAAAATAATACCGGCAAGACTGATGTATTCCAAAGTGCGATCTTGTGAGCTGCACTTAGCAAAAAGCCTGTATATGCACCAACGCCAATGCCTAGGATAAAAAGT
It includes:
- the nrfD gene encoding NrfD/PsrC family molybdoenzyme membrane anchor subunit, giving the protein MNNMSGSLAQYSEIYWGWPIAVYLFLAGLSAGASIVAVLISKKYGKENYYFKAAALIAPAAIILGLALLVLDLGKPLSFYWILLLYNFDSVMSIGVALLLVYTPLSVIYAVGAFQNEIALLKISLFDVVANFASKLSSLLEILLFILGIGVGAYTGFLLSAAHKIALWNTSVLPVLFLVSGLSCAGAFTLLVGVLKDKAKRQNDIARYLLKFDFFAIIAEFLLIVALFMVVKSASTSGAESVANALSVNSLGLMFYIGVIGFGMALPIILDLSVLKVYDFKREFAVINALFVICGVFLLRCYIVYAGQIFI